A genomic window from Chlorobium phaeobacteroides DSM 266 includes:
- a CDS encoding KdsC family phosphatase yields MQPSEADPSSRIQQALAAVRALVIPVDGVLNGGRMTIDGSGREICSISLRDATALKEALKQGLIVAVVSERDAEAYRPLLEQLGVTSLYLNAESVFDAYVAFRDSAGLDDDSCAYIGDDLGDISVLEQVGFPVTPIDGTDYLRHRVAYISAYEGGKGCVREIVEMILMQQGKWSYMDHREA; encoded by the coding sequence ATGCAGCCCTCCGAGGCGGATCCCTCTTCCAGGATTCAGCAGGCGCTTGCTGCAGTAAGGGCGCTGGTTATTCCAGTGGACGGCGTGCTCAATGGCGGCAGGATGACAATTGACGGCAGCGGTCGGGAGATCTGTTCGATCTCTCTGAGGGATGCAACGGCTTTGAAAGAGGCTTTGAAACAGGGGTTGATTGTGGCGGTGGTTTCGGAGCGCGATGCCGAGGCGTATCGGCCTCTTCTTGAGCAGCTCGGCGTTACTTCGCTTTATCTCAATGCGGAAAGCGTTTTTGATGCCTATGTCGCTTTTCGGGATTCTGCTGGCCTCGATGATGATTCGTGTGCCTATATCGGCGATGATCTTGGCGATATATCGGTGCTCGAGCAGGTCGGGTTTCCTGTGACTCCTATTGACGGCACCGACTATCTTCGCCATCGTGTTGCCTATATCTCAGCCTATGAGGGCGGCAAGGGGTGTGTGCGGGAGATCGTTGAGATGATTTTGATGCAGCAGGGCAAGTGGTCGT